Proteins from a genomic interval of Arthrobacter sp. CAN_C5:
- a CDS encoding 2'-5' RNA ligase family protein, with amino-acid sequence MDHSIRASTSGQPSPADGEAAPSAGGVRESCVGIVIAVPEPLAAILEQWRAAFGDPMASLIPAHITLVTTTPASDWAETTAHVREVARGQRPFTVTLKSTGTFRPVSPVVYLNLDEGFTDCVALHEKLQCGPLERTLEFPFHPHVTVAHDVSTASMDWAESQLEGFEASFTVRTMGLYEHDSLGIWRLREELSFGQDQHPDRSHGPGSAL; translated from the coding sequence ATGGACCACAGCATCAGGGCCTCCACCAGCGGTCAGCCGTCACCGGCCGACGGCGAAGCCGCGCCGTCGGCCGGTGGTGTCCGGGAGAGTTGCGTTGGGATAGTCATCGCAGTGCCGGAACCGTTGGCGGCGATCCTCGAACAGTGGCGTGCTGCCTTTGGCGACCCGATGGCCTCCCTGATCCCGGCGCATATCACGCTAGTGACGACCACCCCCGCTTCGGACTGGGCTGAAACCACCGCCCATGTACGTGAGGTAGCCAGGGGGCAGCGGCCGTTCACCGTCACCCTGAAGAGCACCGGGACGTTCCGGCCCGTCTCTCCGGTGGTGTACCTGAACCTGGACGAGGGATTCACCGACTGCGTGGCACTGCACGAGAAACTGCAGTGTGGTCCCCTGGAGCGCACCCTCGAGTTTCCCTTCCACCCGCATGTGACAGTGGCCCACGATGTCAGTACGGCCAGCATGGACTGGGCCGAGAGTCAGCTTGAAGGGTTCGAAGCCTCCTTCACTGTCCGTACTATGGGTCTGTACGAGCATGACTCGTTGGGCATCTGGAGACTGAGGGAAGAGCTGAGCTTTGGCCAAGATCAACACCCGGACCGCAGCCACGGCCCAGGGTCCGCACTATGA
- the trpS gene encoding tryptophan--tRNA ligase, giving the protein MTISTTGARQRVLSGMQPSGESLHLGNYLGALVHWVRMQDEYEAIYFIPDLHAITVPQDPAELAERTRRTAAQYIAGGVDVDKCTLFVQSHVPEHAQLGWVLNCITGFGEASRMTQFKDKSLKQGADAASVGLFTYPILQAADILLYQPEGVPVGEDQRQHVELSRDLAQRFNSRFGEAFVVPRPFIQKESAKIYDLQNPTAKMSKSASSPAGLINLMDDPKVTAKRIKSAVTDTGTEIRFDRETKPGVSNLLSIHSMLTGKTIDEVVGEFQGRMYGHLKTELADVVVAHLDPIRLRTTELLDDPAELDSLLARGAEKARSIASATLADVYAKLGFLPPLGGAR; this is encoded by the coding sequence ATGACAATCTCCACCACCGGTGCACGGCAGCGGGTCCTCTCCGGCATGCAGCCCTCGGGTGAGTCCCTTCATCTGGGAAACTACCTCGGCGCGCTGGTGCACTGGGTGCGGATGCAGGACGAGTACGAGGCGATTTACTTCATCCCGGACCTGCACGCCATCACGGTGCCCCAGGACCCGGCGGAACTCGCTGAGCGTACCCGCCGTACCGCTGCGCAGTACATCGCTGGCGGGGTGGACGTGGATAAGTGCACCCTGTTTGTGCAGTCCCATGTGCCGGAGCATGCCCAGCTGGGCTGGGTGTTGAACTGCATCACCGGCTTCGGTGAAGCGTCACGGATGACCCAGTTCAAGGACAAGTCCCTGAAACAGGGCGCCGACGCGGCCAGTGTTGGCCTCTTCACCTACCCCATCCTGCAGGCCGCAGATATATTGCTGTACCAGCCGGAGGGCGTTCCGGTGGGGGAGGACCAGCGGCAACACGTCGAACTGAGCCGGGACCTGGCGCAACGCTTCAACTCCCGCTTCGGGGAAGCGTTCGTGGTTCCGAGGCCCTTCATCCAGAAGGAATCGGCCAAGATCTACGACCTGCAGAATCCGACGGCCAAGATGTCGAAGTCTGCCAGCTCGCCGGCAGGCCTGATCAACCTGATGGATGACCCGAAGGTAACCGCCAAACGCATCAAGTCGGCGGTCACCGACACCGGGACGGAGATCCGGTTCGACAGGGAAACCAAGCCAGGGGTGTCCAACCTGCTCTCGATCCACTCGATGCTCACCGGCAAGACCATTGATGAGGTGGTGGGGGAGTTTCAGGGCCGCATGTACGGGCATCTGAAGACCGAGCTGGCCGACGTCGTGGTCGCCCACCTTGATCCCATCCGACTCCGCACCACCGAACTCCTCGACGACCCCGCCGAACTCGATTCCCTCCTCGCCCGCGGTGCGGAGAAGGCGCGCAGCATCGCCTCCGCCACGCTGGCGGATGTGTACGCGAAACTCGGGTTCCTTCCCCCTCTGGGTGGTGCGCGCTAG
- a CDS encoding exodeoxyribonuclease III — protein MKGAALRVATVNVNGIRAAYKRGMADWLAEREIDILCLQEVRAPDDILRGLLGDSWHIIHAEAEAKGRAGVAIASRMAPLATRTHIGDDYFATSGRWVEADFDLSGVSLTVVSAYVHSGEVDSPKQADKYRFLDVMSERLPELRRTRDHALLVGDLNVGHTQLDIRNWKGNQKKAGFLPEERAYFDRFFDDEFGFVDVHRRLAGEVDGPYTWWSWRGQAFDNDTGWRIDYHLATQGLAAAAADAVVDRAPSWDTRFSDHAPLVVDYRL, from the coding sequence ATCAAAGGGGCGGCGCTTCGCGTCGCAACGGTCAACGTCAACGGCATCCGGGCGGCCTACAAACGAGGCATGGCCGACTGGCTGGCCGAGCGTGAGATCGACATCCTCTGCCTGCAGGAGGTGCGGGCGCCCGACGACATCCTGCGGGGACTGCTGGGCGATTCCTGGCATATCATCCACGCCGAAGCGGAGGCGAAGGGCCGCGCCGGCGTCGCGATCGCCTCACGGATGGCGCCATTGGCCACCCGCACCCATATCGGCGATGACTACTTTGCCACGTCCGGCCGCTGGGTCGAGGCCGATTTCGACCTTTCGGGTGTCAGCCTGACCGTCGTCAGCGCCTACGTCCACTCGGGCGAGGTGGACAGCCCCAAGCAGGCCGACAAGTACCGCTTCCTTGATGTGATGTCCGAGCGGCTCCCCGAGCTGCGGCGCACCCGCGACCATGCCCTGCTGGTCGGCGACCTGAACGTGGGACACACCCAGCTCGACATCCGCAACTGGAAGGGCAACCAGAAGAAGGCGGGATTCCTCCCCGAGGAGCGCGCCTACTTCGACAGGTTTTTCGATGACGAGTTCGGGTTTGTCGACGTTCACCGCCGCCTCGCAGGCGAGGTGGACGGACCTTACACCTGGTGGTCCTGGCGCGGCCAGGCCTTCGACAACGACACCGGATGGCGGATTGACTACCACCTCGCCACCCAGGGCCTCGCCGCAGCCGCAGCCGACGCCGTCGTCGACCGAGCACCTTCCTGGGATACGCGATTCTCAGACCATGCCCCGCTGGTAGTGGACTACCGGCTCTAA